A part of Armatimonadota bacterium genomic DNA contains:
- a CDS encoding cytochrome C biogenesis protein, protein MRAGRGPAGCLVPRGTAVRVIRLLVGKDLRLEWRGREIVSAMGLLALLLAIVLGATRSGPEAAPSAMWVTYAFGATLGFTRAFTLERDHLTALLLAPLDRGLIFAAKALTNWLGLVVVQAISLPLFGALFTETIWARLPALALPMLLGGIGLAAVGTLFGGLIVQARLREALLPILMLPVVLPLMIAAAGATTGILDGLPLSAIGAQLQLLLVFDIIFVTASFLLFEFVVEE, encoded by the coding sequence ATCCGGGCTGGACGCGGCCCTGCTGGCTGCCTGGTTCCGCGAGGGACGGCTGTGAGGGTCATCCGCCTGCTGGTGGGCAAGGATCTGCGCCTGGAGTGGCGCGGCCGGGAGATCGTCTCGGCCATGGGCCTGCTGGCGCTGTTGCTTGCCATCGTGCTCGGCGCCACACGGTCAGGCCCCGAGGCCGCTCCCTCCGCCATGTGGGTGACCTACGCGTTTGGCGCAACGCTGGGGTTCACGCGCGCGTTCACGCTGGAGCGCGACCACCTTACGGCGCTCCTGCTGGCCCCTCTTGATCGCGGGCTGATCTTCGCGGCCAAGGCGCTCACGAACTGGTTGGGGCTGGTCGTCGTGCAGGCGATCTCCCTGCCGCTCTTCGGCGCGCTGTTCACGGAAACGATCTGGGCCCGGCTGCCCGCGCTGGCCCTTCCCATGCTGCTCGGCGGGATTGGGCTGGCCGCGGTGGGCACCCTGTTTGGAGGGCTGATCGTGCAGGCGCGACTGCGGGAGGCGCTCCTGCCGATACTGATGCTCCCGGTGGTGCTTCCGCTCATGATCGCCGCGGCGGGCGCCACGACCGGAATCCTTGACGGGCTGCCGCTTTCGGCGATTGGCGCGCAATTGCAGCTACTGCTCGTTTTTGATATTATTTTTGTTACGGCCAGTTTCCTGTTGTTTGAGTTCGTTGTCGAGGAATGA
- a CDS encoding cytochrome C assembly protein, protein MRVLLLLGIALMLVGVAWALLAAPTELFQGAPQRIMYLHVPGVVTAYVALLAVFVGSVLFLWRRDPRWDRLGRSAAELGVLFITMTLLSGAIWGKAVWGAWWTWDARLTTTLILWFIYIGYLMVRAWAPGARGARAAAIIGIVGVLDIPIIHWSAILLRTLHPQPTVFRPEGPALPPSMLIPLVINMVAFLVVFAALLAVRVRQERALDALAEALEGSA, encoded by the coding sequence GTGAGGGTGCTGCTGTTACTGGGAATTGCACTGATGCTTGTGGGCGTCGCCTGGGCGCTGCTGGCGGCGCCCACAGAGCTGTTTCAGGGTGCGCCGCAGCGCATTATGTACCTGCACGTGCCCGGCGTGGTGACCGCCTATGTCGCGCTGCTGGCGGTGTTCGTCGGCAGCGTGCTGTTCCTGTGGCGGCGCGACCCCCGGTGGGACCGCCTGGGCCGCTCCGCGGCCGAGCTGGGGGTGCTGTTCATCACCATGACCCTGCTCTCGGGAGCCATCTGGGGCAAGGCGGTCTGGGGCGCCTGGTGGACCTGGGACGCGCGCCTGACCACCACGCTGATTCTCTGGTTCATCTACATCGGCTATCTGATGGTGCGCGCGTGGGCGCCCGGCGCTCGGGGCGCACGGGCCGCGGCCATCATCGGGATCGTGGGGGTGCTGGACATCCCCATCATCCATTGGTCGGCCATCCTCCTGCGCACGCTTCACCCACAGCCGACGGTCTTTCGACCGGAAGGGCCGGCGCTGCCTCCCAGCATGCTGATCCCCCTTGTGATCAACATGGTGGCGTTCCTGGTGGTGTTCGCGGCACTCCTCGCCGTGCGCGTGCGCCAGGAGCGGGCCCTGGACGCTCTGGCTGAGGCCCTCGAGGGGAGCGCGTAG
- a CDS encoding cytochrome c maturation protein CcmE produces MIPARRKLLVGAVIIVAGLAFAAYHGARSSMVYYLTTTEFALRPELRAARVRIAGRVVEGSVAKADGESRFAITDGTTRFNVRFRGPLPDLFAEGKDVLVEGRLDGDGILRASQVISTHPVEYKEKHPER; encoded by the coding sequence ATGATACCGGCCCGGCGCAAACTGCTTGTGGGGGCGGTGATCATCGTAGCGGGGCTGGCGTTCGCCGCCTACCACGGTGCCCGATCCTCCATGGTGTACTACCTGACCACCACCGAGTTCGCCCTCCGGCCGGAGCTGCGCGCGGCAAGGGTCAGGATCGCAGGTCGGGTCGTCGAGGGATCGGTGGCCAAGGCCGATGGCGAATCCCGGTTTGCGATCACGGACGGGACCACGCGTTTCAACGTGCGCTTCCGCGGACCGCTGCCCGACCTGTTCGCCGAGGGCAAGGACGTGCTCGTGGAAGGCCGGCTGGACGGCGACGGGATCCTGCGGGCATCGCAGGTTATCTCCACCCACCCTGTCGAGTACAAGGAGAAGCACCCGGAGCGGTGA